From the genome of Candidatus Defluviilinea proxima:
CAGGAATTGATCGATCCCTTGCGCGGCGTGTTGGCAAAACTGATGGCAGAGATCACACCGGGTGATTTGAAATACTCGTGGTTCGCCGCAAGTGGAACCGAAGCCATTGAGGCCGCTATAAAGATCGCAAAACTATACACGGGCAAATCAGCATTCATTGTTTCGGTCAAAGGCTTTCATGGCAAGACCATGGGCTCGCTCTCAATGATGGGCAAGGCCGATTATCGTCAACCGATGGGTACGCTGTATGGTGGGCAGGTCTATCACGTCCCGTTTGGCGATGCGGCCGCAGTGGAGAAACAACTCGAAATTTGTGAGAAGGTTGGTATCGGTGTGGCGGCGGTTATCTTTGAACCGATCCAAGGTGAAGCGGGCGGTATTGTTCCGCCGGATGATTTCTGGCCGCGTGTGCGTGCCGCCACGAAAAAATATGGCACGCTCTTAATTGCGGACGAAGTGCAAACGGGTCTTGGCCGGACGGGGAAACTGTGGGGTGTGAATCATTGGGATGTCACTCCCGATATCATCGCCACTGCCAAATCCCTTGGTGGCGGTGTGATGCCCATCAGTGCAGTGACAACCACCGAAGAGATCTTTTATCCGATGATGTACCCGAATCCTTTTATGCATACGACGACTACCGGTGGAGGCGCCCTGGCTTGCTCTGCTGCGATTGCTGCGATCAACGTCACGCTTCGTGACCGACTTTGGGAGGGTGCGGCCACAAAAGGCAGTTACATCATCGAAAAAGTGACCGAACTTGCGGATGAATTCCCGCAGTTGTATGATAAGGTAACAGGTAAAGGTTTGTTGATCGGCCAGCATTTCCAGACGCCCGAGTTGGGTTACAAGGTCGCTTCAGAATTGTTCAAGCGCGGTGTACTTGTCTCTGGGACATTGACCAGCGCGCAAACGATACGCATCGAGCCGCCACTGATCATCCAGCAGGATGAAATTGACGAAGGCTTGAACCGTCTGCGTGATGCGGTCGGTGTTGTAGCAAGAACAGCGTAAAAGTATTGCAACGGAATACTACCCATGTGAGTACCCTCGCAATCACCCAAAAGGTGTTTACAATACCTACATTCCACTCTGAGGAGAAGAGAGATGGCAAATGAGTATGCGGTAGAGCTTAGAGATGTTGTTAAGCAGTTCACTACCCCTGAAGGACAACAATTGAACGCCGTGGATCACGTGACCATGAAGATCAAGAACGGCGAGTTCTTTTCCATGTTGGGTTCTTCGGGTTGTGGTAAGACCACGTCTTTACGGATGATCGCGGGGTTCGAGTGGCCTACGGAGGGTGAAATATATATTGAGGGGCAGGCAATGGGGCATACGCCTCCATTTCAGCGCAAGGTGAATACTGTTTTTCAAAGTTACGCCTTGTTCCAGCACATGACTGTTTTTCAGAATATCGCCTTTGGCTTGGAAATGGAAGGCGCACAAAAAGATGAGATCGAAAAACGCGTCAAGCGCGCGTTGGAGATGGTCCAACTCACGGGTATGGAGCGACGCAAACCCAAAC
Proteins encoded in this window:
- a CDS encoding aminotransferase class III-fold pyridoxal phosphate-dependent enzyme, encoding MNYDNALSYSSQWLDIIKQEHFPEETQAKWIINESKNNFAEHFNRNWLEYRKSVTEAGDWASVEWSGKGATFTDVMGRKFIDWLGGFGMFDLGWTHPDVIAAVDAQLKRSPMPSQELIDPLRGVLAKLMAEITPGDLKYSWFAASGTEAIEAAIKIAKLYTGKSAFIVSVKGFHGKTMGSLSMMGKADYRQPMGTLYGGQVYHVPFGDAAAVEKQLEICEKVGIGVAAVIFEPIQGEAGGIVPPDDFWPRVRAATKKYGTLLIADEVQTGLGRTGKLWGVNHWDVTPDIIATAKSLGGGVMPISAVTTTEEIFYPMMYPNPFMHTTTTGGGALACSAAIAAINVTLRDRLWEGAATKGSYIIEKVTELADEFPQLYDKVTGKGLLIGQHFQTPELGYKVASELFKRGVLVSGTLTSAQTIRIEPPLIIQQDEIDEGLNRLRDAVGVVARTA